From a single Paramormyrops kingsleyae isolate MSU_618 chromosome 14, PKINGS_0.4, whole genome shotgun sequence genomic region:
- the LOC111850390 gene encoding prepronociceptin-like, producing MKSLWTLLLLLCTCDPGMSDCQRDCLSCSLLFPEKQSFSSLVCLVECESKDSPALTWELCRQHVEQSHSSSWPAGGTMLKRAEEEVAAVLPANQGDGGLLYSEALQRFDHVARALGTAQLSASYGSQQHGSEEEERTEMEEGAMDNEPEGAAINLTKRFGGFLKGKYGYRKLMDPSRSMQKRYGGFIGVRKSARKWNNQKRFSEFLKQYLGMNTRASEFNSVSADMSQQNEM from the exons ATGAAGTCCCTGTGGACTTTGCTGCTGCTTCTGtgcacatgtgacccaggaATGTCCGACTGTCAGCGGGACTGCCTCTCCTGCAGCCTGCTGTTCCCAGAGAAACAATCCTTCAGCTCGCTG GTTTGTCTGGTGGAGTGCGAGAGCAAGGACTCACCAGCCCTCACTTGGGAACTGTGTAGACAACATGTGGAGCAGTCGCATTCATCctcctggccagcaggtggcacaaTGCTGAAGAGGGCAGAAGAGGAAGTGGCAGCCGTATTGCCTGCTAACCAGGGAGATGGTGGGCTGTTGTACTCTGAGGCCCTGCAACGCTTCGACCATGTGGCGCGGGCATTGGGAACAGCCCAGCTTAGTGCCTCATATGGGTCCCAGCAACATGGGTCTGAAGAAGAGGAAAGAACAGAAATGGAGGAAGGAGCCATGGATAATGAACCCGAGGGGGCAGCCATCAATCTCACCAAACGATTTGGGGGCTTCCTGAAAGGCAAGTATGGATACAGGAAGCTGATGGACCCCAGCAGGTCCATGCAGAAGCGATACGGGGGGTTCATAGGTGTCCGAAAATCTGCCCGGAAGTGGAACAATCAGAAACGCTTCAGCGAGTTCCTGAAGCAGTATCTCGGCATGAATACCCGCGCCAGCGAGTTCAACAGTGTATCAGCAGACATGAGCCAGCAGAACGAGATGTAG